Below is a genomic region from Eupeodes corollae chromosome 1, idEupCoro1.1, whole genome shotgun sequence.
ATTTTAAGGATGCTTctataaatcaaattttatattaaaataatatactaTTATTTACCTGAACCATTTACCATAGAGGACAAAGCAAATAGGAATATTATTTGAAGTTTCACCATAGTTAATTATTTTACTGTGTcgtatttattcatatttttaaatcgcGTTTTTTAAGGATGTTGATACCACCATCCGCCCTTTTCCAAAAAATACTGATACTGAGAAGATGTGAAGGATTTGACATCAGGGATACCAATTTGTCTTTTTATACAGATTTATACAAAAGTATTaatataaaagtgtttttaagacttaaaataattattatatacatacataaacatatgtattttgattttgtatttttacaaaatttaaaaaaagtactaagAAAGTGTAATTTTATTCATAACAATCGTGaatatcaatttattattggacaggttcagacaatAACTCGGCGAACCTTAAAATCCTTAGAAACCCAAGGAACCTTATAACCAGGGTAGCCCTGCGAACCAAGGGAACCTAGTAACCCTAGGAACTCTAAGAACCCGGGCAATCTAATTACCCCGAGAACGTAGTAACCCTACAAATATTAGGAACCCGGGAAACCTTAGGAACCCTAGAAACACAACAGATTTGCTTCATGTAACGCAAAAAACGAAAGTTTTCGTTAGCACATgcgaatcaaaataaaaaggtaagtttcaatttcgttttttcgcaaaaaaatattaataaattaaaaaggagACGATACAAGGATGTATTGCACTTTAGACCGTTATTTTAGAACATGAGGATTAAGCGTAATTGAACTTTTGgagtataaaaacaaatctgaGAGTTATTTCTGACCAATTTATACTGTGTCAGATCAAAggtgtattttaattattatttcaaattattgatttatattttatattagtaTATTAGTCTTTATATTAGTCTTCTAAATTATGGATTTCTTTAACGATTTCGGTTGAATAAAATAGCCTTCAAATATGTGTTATAGAATATACGCATAAAAACAGGGACGAGAATCACTTATATTCctttaatttatcatttaaaaagatCGTACAAGTagaagcagacttatgaatttaaataaaaacaaaaattggtaaaagatCCGTAACAGTTGaagtaagcatgcaaaagtttctTTCTTTACCCTtactacacaaaatattaagcaatttttgttttatttcccggttttttcatatgaaagttgattgatattaaaaaccaaaaccaacatTTGTCTGTCATTTTGGTAAATTAAATATCTCCCTTATTCTATTGGCTGCTTACGAgaatgataataatattttcgtCTCGCCCATTCCATAATAGTAATATGGGtttcatatatgtatacaaaatgaaGACGAACATTGAAAATGCAAAGTAAGATTTAAATTGATGCTTTAAAGTTTTGACATAGacttattgttgttttttttttttgttaatctttTGAAGACTTCAATAAAGCGAGATCCTGCGGATCTTGTGTTAAGGCTGAGTGTTCCAGatgtcatttatttcaaactttgaACTTTATTCACAAATCTTTGCCTTCAGTTCACATAcaattccaaaatattgttatttacaaaaaaaacaattctatcaAGCTATAAATCTAAATATGGTAGTAAAATAGTACAAGGACGACATATGTCTAATATgacaaaaaatcttttcatacaaaactttgaaataattaatgcaaaatatgaagaaatcgCAGTTAGGTTAAGAAGGGAAATCTTGCTTGACTAACTTTATAGCAACTTTCCAACAAAGATACCTTAGATGGATGTCAACTATTTCGCAGCTGGCCTATCAGATACTGGAAACTAGCTTTTCATTCAAGCTTATGTCGCCTAAATGTGCCGATTGTCTCAGTTAACTAGTTTGTCAAGGTTCAAAGTACTTCAAGTTCAATGGAAACTGTTTTAAAGCCAAATGCCTGGACTTTATACATAAGAACTCCGTTTTTCCCATTTTTCTCTGAGTTTTGTATAAATCGTAATGATCAAAGACGACTGGTGACTATTGTCTTGTATCTAACGTTTGTTTTATCGTTCcgaattcgatttttcgatgAATAATGAACCGCGGATTCAATttgtccttaaaaatgtttagtcaTTTAATTAAATCCCAAACTGGCGAaaacaaatttctgaaaaaacgGTCATATGGTTGCACCGCGTTTGTGAAAACGGGCTGCTCGCCTCCGAGAGAAATAGCAAAActaaagggccttgcacatgagagcgaattacgaatgaacgaatggacgaacaaacgtggttttacacatttcaaaaagtcaatttcaaacaaaacacatttaaattataagaaaccaattgacaattAAGTTAGGAtagtaaaatttgcattttattctttaaaacaagacaattttgtaaaaaaaacaatttggtagtaacgaatttccgtgtggttgctacgaactgtcaaactctattcgcgttccacataccatccacactgcaacgaataaattgttcgcactcaacttaacctcaaaattataccactcctttttgttttttgaaaagggtaattataaattgacaattcgtcgctgtctgcgaatagaattaaagctcatgtgaaagaaaagtcaaaatacgcgaacatccacagttcgcagtccGTAGCTCATATGCAAGATTCTTAAATACTAAAGAGTATTAAAAAGTACATTGCAAAAGGAACGCATTTTTTGTAATACCTCGAAACATATCTGTAActtttgtttaccaaatttaaatgtcaaacttgTTAATAATAAGAATAGGTTAGGTTACTTTGTATTCTGGCGGTCAAAATCCGAttcatatcttaaaaataaaaacaactgctGTTCAAAAATGAGCAACGAAGATGACCTAGATGACTATGATGATGCTGAAGATGAACTTATAACAGCAcaaaaagtaaatgtatttaaaatctttGCCATTAAAATAACCACTCTTAGTCATTTTAGGTTTTGGAGAATCTTGAAGTTGCTTGGGCAAATGAGCTATTTGCACCAGAAATACTCCCTCATCAGGGTGAAATGTTGGAGTTGATGCTTGGACAAATCGCTCATATGGAGGAAAATATGAAGGAACTGGATAAAAACGACTTCCGGTTTATTGCTCACCAAATGGAATTGGAGCGAATTCGTTATATCATTGCCAGCTATCTCCGTTGTAGACTCCAAAAGATAGAAACATTTGCAACTCACATTCTTGCAGAAGAGAATGCTCGGGGAGCAAGTGAAAAGCGACTATCTGCCGAAGAAACCGTGTTTGCCCAAGAGTTTTTTGATAACATGGAGAACTACTTTAACGTTGTTGCATTGCAATATATGCCCAGCGTTCAACGTTCAGATGCTGAAAAAAGAGTTGTTCGTCCAAATTTAATGAGCCATGTTTTCATTAAAGCAAAAGTTTCTGGTATGATTGTTGAAGAGACCcgaaaaatctattttctattctattttttccgtttataGTCCCTGCAGTTGTTGTTGGTGTGGACGACGAAGAAGTAGATTTGGCAGCCGGTTCGCAACACATAATTCCCTATCAATTAGTTTCTGATTTAATTGCAAAAGAACAAGCTCAGctgatttaagtttgaaaaactagTTATACTCTTTATTTACTTTTAGatgtaagtaagtatttaagtgcattttttatttatattttgtttaaacaatttaattttgtttcttttcagtATTAAACATAACATGCTTTCTTGGCAAAGGGACGGGATTCATTACATCTTTGTTATTAGGCGAAACGTAGCTCGTTGGCTTCTTTAATGGCGACTTTAAAATCCTTTCCATACGTCTATCGGATACAACGCTGCcgtctattattattttacttttttttgtttgcttagcTCTACCGACGTCGTTATTTTGTTCACGTTCTTCTGGCCTGTCGGGAAAGGTATTTTTTTCCGATATTATTAGCTCGACCAATTTGTTTAATCTTTTACGAGTTTTGTAAAAAGTTGGGTATTTCTGtagacgttaaaaaaaaaaaaaacatctatactagtttaaaaattatataaaccaGACTTTACCGATTGAAGAGCATTTCTCTGTTCCAATAGGTTATTTGAAATGTCTATTGCTTTTATTGCCGATATGCTTTTGGATTCAATATTGAGGCCATAAATATCCAGTTTACTTTCAAGCTCATGAATAATATTCGTACtgtttaaatgtatatttaaaatggtTAATAAAATGATAGTAAACAAATATATTGCTATATTACTTATCTAAAGCTGGATTTCTTTTTGATGGAAAGGAATGATTAGATTCTTCTAAAGAGACATCTGTGGAACTACAGCTATAACTTTTAGCACTACTTGAACGGCATTTTTCTATGTAAAGATTTatgaatttaagttaaaaaataaacaacaaaattgttaaattcgGACTCACTTTTTGCCTTAATACTACTGGAAGTTCGACTAGACCGTGAAGAGAATACATTat
It encodes:
- the LOC129941748 gene encoding DNA replication complex GINS protein SLD5 is translated as MSNEDDLDDYDDAEDELITAQKVLENLEVAWANELFAPEILPHQGEMLELMLGQIAHMEENMKELDKNDFRFIAHQMELERIRYIIASYLRCRLQKIETFATHILAEENARGASEKRLSAEETVFAQEFFDNMENYFNVVALQYMPSVQRSDAEKRVVRPNLMSHVFIKAKVSVPAVVVGVDDEEVDLAAGSQHIIPYQLVSDLIAKEQAQLI